In Humulus lupulus chromosome 7, drHumLupu1.1, whole genome shotgun sequence, the following are encoded in one genomic region:
- the LOC133789507 gene encoding uncharacterized protein LOC133789507 isoform X2 — translation MVISWILNSVSKEISSSILYDESASTIWSDLKVRFHQRNGPHIFNLRKELMNLKQENQTISMYFTKLKTIWEELTNYRPSCICHGCTCGGVKKLQEHHHMEYIMSFLMGLSDSYSQVRGSILLMDPMPEVNRVFHLVTQEEHQKGNAFASNDSNNAMAFAFKSDKNSAPKNDNQKFKNHPQKKSRPFCSHCNVLGHTIERCYKLHGYPPGYNKRNKPDEAAANHIQTKDSLNTAPSDNHAFLPQLTTGQYQQLLSLLASQHNGTNNTDPSTSIGQGQPEDDWKG, via the exons ATGGTAATCTCTTGGATCTTAAATTCTGTTTCTAAAGAAATATCGTCTAGTATATTGTACGATGAATCTGCCTCAACTATCTGGTCAGATCTTAAGGTTAGATTCCACCAAAGAAATGGTCCTCATATTTTTAATTTGAGAAAAGAACTCATGAATCTGAAACAAGAAAATCAGACTATAAGCATGTATTTTACAAAGCTCAAAACTATATGGGAGGAACTAACAAATTACAGGCCAAGTTGTATTTGTCATGGGTGCACTTGTGGAGGTGTTAAAAAACTTCAAGAACACCATCACATGGAGTACATAATGTCATTTCTCATGGGGCTTTCGGATTCATACTCTCAAGTTCGAGGAAGCATCTTGCTCATGGACCCAATGCCGGAAGTAAACAGAGTCTTTCATCTCGTGACACAAGAAGAACATCAAAAAGGTAATGCTTTTGCAAGTAATGATTCTAATAATGCCATGGCTTTTGCTTTCAAAAGTGACAAGAATTCTGCACCAAAGAATGACAATCAAAAATTCAAGAATCATCCTCAAAAGAAAAGCAGACCTTTTTGTAGCCATTGCAATGTACTTGGGCATACCATAGAAAGGTGTTATAAACTACACGGCTATCCTCCTGGATACAATAAACGCAACAAACCTGATGAAGCTGCTGCAAATCATATACAAACCAAGGATTCTCTCAACACAGCACCATCGGATAATCATGCTTTTCTGCCTCAATTGACAACTGGTCAATATCAGCAATTACTGAGTTTGCTCGCATCTCAGCACAATGGTACGAATAACACAGATCCATCTACTTCCATAG GACAAGGCCAACCAGAAGATGATTGGAAGGGGTAG
- the LOC133789507 gene encoding uncharacterized protein LOC133789507 isoform X1: protein MVISWILNSVSKEISSSILYDESASTIWSDLKVRFHQRNGPHIFNLRKELMNLKQENQTISMYFTKLKTIWEELTNYRPSCICHGCTCGGVKKLQEHHHMEYIMSFLMGLSDSYSQVRGSILLMDPMPEVNRVFHLVTQEEHQKGNAFASNDSNNAMAFAFKSDKNSAPKNDNQKFKNHPQKKSRPFCSHCNVLGHTIERCYKLHGYPPGYNKRNKPDEAAANHIQTKDSLNTAPSDNHAFLPQLTTGQYQQLLSLLASQHNGTNNTDPSTSIGNSGQGQPEDDWKG, encoded by the exons ATGGTAATCTCTTGGATCTTAAATTCTGTTTCTAAAGAAATATCGTCTAGTATATTGTACGATGAATCTGCCTCAACTATCTGGTCAGATCTTAAGGTTAGATTCCACCAAAGAAATGGTCCTCATATTTTTAATTTGAGAAAAGAACTCATGAATCTGAAACAAGAAAATCAGACTATAAGCATGTATTTTACAAAGCTCAAAACTATATGGGAGGAACTAACAAATTACAGGCCAAGTTGTATTTGTCATGGGTGCACTTGTGGAGGTGTTAAAAAACTTCAAGAACACCATCACATGGAGTACATAATGTCATTTCTCATGGGGCTTTCGGATTCATACTCTCAAGTTCGAGGAAGCATCTTGCTCATGGACCCAATGCCGGAAGTAAACAGAGTCTTTCATCTCGTGACACAAGAAGAACATCAAAAAGGTAATGCTTTTGCAAGTAATGATTCTAATAATGCCATGGCTTTTGCTTTCAAAAGTGACAAGAATTCTGCACCAAAGAATGACAATCAAAAATTCAAGAATCATCCTCAAAAGAAAAGCAGACCTTTTTGTAGCCATTGCAATGTACTTGGGCATACCATAGAAAGGTGTTATAAACTACACGGCTATCCTCCTGGATACAATAAACGCAACAAACCTGATGAAGCTGCTGCAAATCATATACAAACCAAGGATTCTCTCAACACAGCACCATCGGATAATCATGCTTTTCTGCCTCAATTGACAACTGGTCAATATCAGCAATTACTGAGTTTGCTCGCATCTCAGCACAATGGTACGAATAACACAGATCCATCTACTTCCATAGGTAACTCAG GACAAGGCCAACCAGAAGATGATTGGAAGGGGTAG